The Thalassotalea psychrophila genome window below encodes:
- a CDS encoding S8 family serine peptidase has translation MKFKLKAIIKALPLMMIGASASANVLDKEPAMLGHFVEDGLNNTILRTNANQDGVKSSIDITAQVKSTISDSYFVILNGEPLASYDGTVAGLAATNVLASKNTNITAKGKLNTKSLASKRYKSYLAGKQNETELHINLRLKRQIDVSQRYDTVLNGFATKLSKTEAMLVRQLDGVLAVDKIEMAYIDTDSGPSFTGAVNAWQGTYNDQGSRGEGMVVGIIDSGIASYLHRVEDILDTDNLPSFNPSFAAEVDEDGDGEIDFVHSNPRENNDYLGDCVDLPNWCNDKLIGVYGVGFLGSDELVAEYNPDQPLFADYGGQRNYTGQDTNGHGTHVASTAAGSVVLNVQTEGEIGGQVPDIYPNDFVFDKISGVAPRANIISYQVCDRNGGCFPNLAFEAIELAINDGVDVINYSISGAPSSPWYDWLALAYLNAREAGVWVASAAGNDGFGGRGTLRTPGNAPWITGVAAVTHDRGFEGKTLTLAGGSEDFVLETNVFTGEGATRGLASTDVVYAADIELSTAVEEFAIAGSCAIGSLTADVVKDKVVVCNRGGVDKDDVPLTRAVKSFSLYELGAKGLVLVNTKSTTDNIVSDMHSLPAVHLNKKDGKILLEWLAEGEGHQVAMSDSKLISSTSFDEDQDFSGLMGGFSSQGPDLFSPDYLVPHISAPGVGILGSGLGKDMQDFAVAPKNKTQQDQVYKSGTSMASPHVAGMFLLMKSAHPEWTPAEGQSALMLTAGSNTKVVGPLIKGKQTFVTANFHSSGAGLARVDLAIETGLIMHETIQGYRDADPFGDLSSMQLPSAPGEIAVPADEGIRGIEKEVSATWHGDTTRMNLASMAKGACIDSCSWTRTLKATKAATWQVSYSYNSKGMTLSSDKDGASIALSAGEEFTITVTATVDENLDSYWSDGRVILTSNDANIPAVSLPVTVNFVAGSVPDLLEITAHRDTGSVELPDVVTVGTTDFTADPSRLAKAKIYSAEIKRAAEPYKIVEELGVVSYSMPLTIPARSERVIIQILETSSPDLDVYLGQDLDLDGQFDRGENHVTMVAATGKALEKLDYDFPVPGDYWLMIHNFGNQFNDSKHDRFDPESAEIIDTIKFAVAVVEPDYDDDANHEFKVKADKQAYPNSNIPVTVSWEKDMEKDDLLFGSVFFSTSEDLPFNIGVTRVDISRGQDDVELTLATNDIEVEMAAFNIRFMANNTAEQKVYQMTMELASGAVLEQLLLNGETFDHTQTGNSITWTYTQAANAASETVSLVINYAEISGLTDITPVVSSVLNDSDYVQVSNSLTPVIVAGKPVAEVVASNTYAAENEQITLTANVTDAVIDNPELSYEWRQVSGQDLAFSNDWDSISFTTPTTNKDLEFVFELVVNNSERNSDPVLTTVYIDVEDSGSAGSTGFIWFAITLMALVIRRKSI, from the coding sequence GTGAAATTTAAATTAAAAGCAATCATCAAGGCATTACCCTTGATGATGATAGGTGCTAGTGCTAGTGCCAATGTTTTAGACAAAGAACCAGCAATGCTGGGCCACTTTGTTGAAGATGGTCTTAATAATACGATTTTGCGTACTAACGCAAATCAAGATGGAGTTAAGTCGTCAATAGATATAACCGCTCAGGTTAAGTCAACAATTAGCGACAGCTATTTTGTTATCCTTAACGGTGAGCCTTTAGCAAGCTACGATGGCACCGTTGCCGGGCTTGCTGCTACCAATGTATTAGCCAGTAAAAACACCAATATTACTGCTAAAGGCAAGCTAAACACCAAAAGTTTAGCCTCAAAGCGCTATAAAAGTTATCTTGCCGGTAAACAAAACGAAACAGAGTTGCACATTAACCTAAGGTTAAAGCGCCAGATTGATGTATCTCAGCGCTATGACACCGTATTGAATGGTTTTGCCACTAAATTAAGCAAAACTGAAGCGATGTTAGTACGTCAGCTCGACGGCGTTTTAGCTGTTGATAAAATAGAAATGGCTTATATCGATACCGACAGTGGCCCAAGTTTCACTGGCGCGGTAAACGCGTGGCAGGGTACGTATAATGACCAAGGCTCTCGCGGTGAAGGCATGGTTGTTGGTATTATTGACTCGGGTATTGCGTCATATTTACACCGAGTTGAAGATATACTAGACACTGATAATTTACCTTCATTTAATCCGTCATTTGCAGCTGAAGTTGATGAAGATGGTGATGGTGAAATTGATTTTGTTCATAGCAACCCAAGAGAAAATAACGACTATTTAGGCGATTGTGTTGACCTTCCTAACTGGTGTAATGACAAACTTATTGGCGTTTACGGAGTTGGCTTTTTAGGCTCTGATGAGTTGGTGGCTGAGTATAATCCAGACCAGCCGTTATTTGCTGATTATGGTGGTCAGCGAAATTATACCGGCCAAGATACTAATGGTCATGGTACTCACGTTGCCTCTACAGCGGCCGGAAGTGTGGTGCTCAATGTACAAACTGAAGGCGAAATTGGTGGTCAAGTGCCAGACATTTACCCAAATGATTTTGTTTTTGACAAAATTAGCGGTGTTGCGCCACGAGCGAATATAATTTCGTATCAGGTATGTGATAGAAATGGTGGCTGTTTCCCTAATTTAGCATTTGAGGCGATTGAACTTGCCATTAATGACGGTGTTGATGTTATTAATTATTCAATTAGTGGTGCTCCGAGTTCACCTTGGTACGACTGGCTTGCATTAGCGTATTTAAATGCCCGTGAAGCTGGTGTTTGGGTTGCATCTGCAGCTGGTAATGATGGTTTTGGCGGACGCGGTACACTTCGTACACCAGGTAATGCTCCTTGGATAACCGGTGTTGCTGCTGTGACTCATGACCGTGGTTTTGAAGGAAAAACCTTAACCTTAGCCGGTGGCTCAGAAGATTTCGTGCTAGAAACTAATGTTTTTACCGGTGAGGGTGCTACTCGCGGCCTGGCTAGTACCGATGTTGTTTATGCCGCTGATATCGAACTTTCAACAGCGGTTGAAGAATTCGCCATTGCCGGCTCGTGTGCCATTGGCTCGCTTACCGCGGACGTTGTTAAAGATAAAGTCGTTGTTTGTAACCGTGGTGGCGTTGACAAAGACGATGTTCCGCTTACCAGGGCGGTAAAAAGTTTTAGTCTGTATGAACTTGGCGCTAAAGGCTTGGTTTTAGTTAATACTAAAAGCACCACTGACAATATCGTCAGCGATATGCATTCATTGCCTGCCGTTCACCTTAATAAGAAAGATGGTAAAATTCTTCTCGAGTGGTTGGCCGAAGGCGAAGGCCATCAAGTGGCAATGTCTGATTCTAAATTGATCAGCAGCACTAGTTTTGATGAAGACCAAGACTTTAGTGGCTTGATGGGTGGATTTTCCTCACAGGGTCCTGACTTGTTCTCACCAGATTACCTAGTACCACACATTTCTGCCCCAGGGGTAGGTATTTTAGGCTCAGGTCTTGGTAAAGACATGCAAGACTTTGCTGTGGCTCCAAAAAATAAAACTCAGCAAGATCAAGTGTATAAATCCGGTACATCAATGGCATCACCGCACGTTGCCGGTATGTTCTTGTTGATGAAGTCTGCTCACCCAGAATGGACACCAGCAGAAGGCCAATCGGCATTAATGCTTACCGCAGGCAGCAATACCAAAGTTGTAGGTCCACTCATAAAGGGCAAACAAACCTTTGTTACTGCTAATTTTCATTCATCGGGTGCCGGCCTGGCTCGTGTTGATTTGGCCATAGAAACTGGTTTGATTATGCATGAAACCATACAAGGTTACCGTGACGCAGATCCGTTTGGCGATCTTTCTTCTATGCAATTACCTTCTGCTCCGGGTGAAATCGCTGTGCCTGCTGATGAAGGTATACGAGGTATTGAAAAAGAAGTATCGGCTACTTGGCACGGTGATACCACGCGAATGAATCTTGCCAGTATGGCTAAGGGCGCATGTATTGATAGCTGTAGCTGGACCCGTACCCTAAAAGCCACCAAAGCGGCGACTTGGCAGGTAAGTTACTCTTATAACTCTAAAGGTATGACCTTAAGTAGTGATAAAGACGGCGCAAGCATTGCACTTAGCGCAGGTGAAGAGTTTACCATTACCGTGACTGCCACGGTAGATGAAAACTTAGATTCTTACTGGTCAGATGGCCGGGTAATCTTAACGTCTAACGACGCCAACATTCCAGCCGTTTCATTACCGGTTACGGTAAATTTTGTTGCTGGTTCAGTACCAGATTTATTAGAAATTACCGCCCATCGTGATACCGGCTCGGTTGAATTGCCAGATGTTGTTACCGTCGGTACCACCGACTTTACTGCTGACCCATCGCGTCTTGCTAAGGCGAAGATTTACAGTGCCGAAATCAAACGTGCTGCAGAGCCTTATAAGATTGTTGAAGAGCTTGGCGTAGTGTCGTATTCAATGCCGCTTACCATCCCAGCTCGCAGTGAACGCGTTATTATTCAAATTTTAGAAACTAGCTCACCAGACCTTGATGTATATCTTGGTCAGGATTTGGATTTGGATGGTCAGTTTGACCGTGGCGAAAACCACGTCACCATGGTAGCAGCCACTGGAAAAGCACTTGAAAAACTAGATTATGATTTTCCTGTTCCAGGTGATTATTGGTTGATGATCCATAACTTTGGTAATCAGTTTAATGACTCCAAGCATGATCGATTTGACCCGGAAAGTGCCGAAATTATTGACACTATTAAGTTCGCTGTTGCGGTAGTTGAACCTGACTATGACGATGATGCAAATCATGAGTTTAAAGTTAAGGCAGATAAACAGGCTTACCCTAACTCAAATATTCCGGTAACCGTTAGCTGGGAAAAAGACATGGAAAAAGATGACCTGCTGTTTGGTAGTGTATTTTTCAGTACGTCTGAAGACCTGCCATTTAACATTGGTGTAACCCGAGTTGATATTTCTCGCGGCCAAGACGATGTTGAGCTGACTTTAGCGACAAATGACATTGAAGTGGAGATGGCTGCATTTAATATTCGCTTTATGGCAAACAACACCGCAGAGCAAAAAGTCTATCAAATGACGATGGAATTAGCTTCTGGTGCAGTGTTAGAGCAATTGTTACTAAACGGCGAAACATTTGATCACACTCAAACGGGCAATAGCATCACTTGGACTTATACCCAAGCAGCCAATGCCGCGAGTGAGACGGTATCGTTAGTAATCAACTACGCTGAAATTTCAGGTTTAACCGATATTACCCCAGTGGTTAGCTCTGTACTTAATGACAGTGATTATGTGCAAGTTTCTAACAGTCTTACTCCAGTTATTGTCGCAGGTAAGCCCGTAGCAGAAGTTGTAGCATCTAACACTTACGCAGCTGAAAATGAGCAAATAACCTTAACTGCTAATGTTACTGATGCAGTTATCGATAACCCTGAGTTGAGCTATGAATGGCGACAAGTGAGCGGCCAAGACCTAGCTTTCTCTAATGATTGGGACAGCATTAGCTTTACCACGCCTACAACGAACAAAGATTTGGAATTTGTATTTGAATTAGTAGTGAATAATTCTGAGCGCAATTCAGATCCTGTTCTGACAACTGTTTATATTGATGTTGAAGACAGTGGTTCAGCAGGTAGCACCGGTTTTATCTGGTTTGCGATCACCTTAATGGCATTAGTTATTCGCCGTAAATCGATTTAA
- a CDS encoding saccharopine dehydrogenase family protein, with protein sequence MTNKSVVLYGASGYTGKLVAEFLREYGISFIAAGRNAEKIEAAMATVPGIETADYEVVQVEHTKEALTELFKGAKVVCNTVGPFMYFGQPVVEAALEADCHYLDTGGEMNFITKIQEELGPKFAKKNLVLAPGTSYMYTSLEIGARMVLEQGQIDTLNCLTAPTLVPTVGSFQTIFAMFSIAEQSFKLENNQRVIWPVAKGYEVSIPGRADTLLAHPWGGGMLPLYFEHDPRVRNVQQLTATQNRAMMEMVLDLQNTYENEIKHLPADEKAAKLAEYGNSMQATMPPRENKLVHRCLDVVHGSGSFDSVTCEVRTSCGYLTTGALQAATASSLIGGLQKTSGFSSACQAVGHNELANQLKSFGLVDYKIIK encoded by the coding sequence ATGACAAATAAATCTGTAGTGTTATATGGTGCAAGTGGTTATACCGGAAAATTAGTCGCAGAATTTTTACGTGAATATGGTATTTCATTTATTGCAGCTGGTCGAAATGCTGAAAAAATTGAAGCTGCAATGGCCACGGTTCCGGGAATTGAAACCGCAGATTATGAAGTTGTACAAGTAGAGCACACCAAAGAAGCGCTAACTGAACTGTTTAAAGGCGCAAAAGTTGTTTGTAATACTGTTGGTCCATTTATGTATTTTGGTCAGCCTGTAGTTGAAGCCGCATTAGAAGCTGATTGTCATTATTTAGATACAGGTGGTGAAATGAACTTCATCACTAAAATACAAGAAGAGTTAGGACCAAAATTCGCTAAAAAGAATTTAGTTTTAGCACCAGGCACATCCTATATGTATACCTCGCTAGAAATTGGTGCGCGTATGGTGTTAGAGCAAGGGCAAATTGATACCTTAAATTGTCTTACCGCGCCTACCTTAGTGCCAACCGTTGGTTCATTCCAAACTATTTTTGCCATGTTCAGTATTGCCGAACAATCATTTAAGCTAGAAAATAACCAGCGTGTGATCTGGCCTGTAGCGAAAGGCTATGAAGTGAGCATCCCTGGTCGTGCCGATACCTTGCTAGCACACCCTTGGGGTGGTGGTATGTTGCCGCTTTATTTTGAACATGATCCTCGCGTGCGCAATGTGCAACAATTAACAGCAACTCAAAACCGCGCGATGATGGAAATGGTTTTGGATTTGCAAAATACCTATGAAAATGAGATCAAGCATTTACCGGCAGACGAAAAAGCTGCGAAGTTAGCTGAATACGGTAATAGCATGCAAGCAACTATGCCGCCACGAGAAAACAAACTTGTGCATCGTTGCCTTGATGTTGTTCATGGTAGTGGTTCGTTTGATTCAGTCACCTGTGAAGTACGAACGTCGTGTGGATACTTAACCACCGGTGCTTTACAAGCCGCAACTGCTAGCTCGTTAATTGGCGGATTACAAAAAACATCTGGTTTTTCATCAGCTTGTCAAGCTGTTGGTCATAATGAATTAGCAAACCAACTGAAAAGTTTTGGTTTGGTTGACTATAAAATTATCAAATAA
- a CDS encoding class I adenylate-forming enzyme family protein — translation MRIIDFFDQGATLYPDNIAFHELTTGEKRSYKQAHAYSHKLASALTQQGFGKGAKIGILAPNSNVAFECLIGLFRAEAVWLPVNPRNPVEINTDLLHRFDGDLLMYHSNYESEAKEIAQNAPNIKKIVCIDKDLDGVNLSSWLVSADNHHEMGDGCDDDIMAIFPTGGTTGKSKGVMMSNKALETMFSNFYAHFNYYDNTNHLVVAPMTHSAGLMGAMHFARGGTNTIMAAVDPGEILKVIEQHKITHFFLPPTVMYMMLAHEDVSKYDYSSLQHFIVAAAPVSLSKLKEAIKVFGPVMTEVFGQSEAPAAICAKAPWDYINADGSINEDRLKTVGRPCVLNQVAIMDDDNKPLPMGQAGEICVKGHIVNPGYYKNPEATQEAQIDGWLHTGDVGVMDKDGYIQIVDRKKDMIITGGFNVFPNEIEQVLNSQVEVQDCAVIGIPDEKWGEAVKAIVLCKPGCSINEDALISIIKQELGSVKAPKSIDFVDDLPRSPAGKVLKTDIRKKYWNSENRMVN, via the coding sequence ATGCGAATTATTGATTTTTTTGATCAGGGCGCAACATTATACCCTGATAACATTGCCTTTCATGAACTGACAACAGGTGAAAAGAGAAGCTATAAACAGGCCCATGCCTATAGCCATAAGTTAGCGAGTGCACTTACCCAACAAGGCTTTGGTAAAGGCGCTAAAATTGGCATACTGGCGCCTAATTCAAACGTTGCTTTTGAATGCTTAATAGGTTTGTTTCGCGCCGAAGCGGTATGGTTACCGGTAAACCCGCGCAATCCTGTTGAGATCAATACTGATTTACTGCATCGTTTTGATGGTGATTTGCTAATGTACCATTCAAATTATGAAAGCGAAGCGAAGGAAATTGCACAAAACGCCCCTAATATTAAAAAAATTGTTTGTATTGATAAAGACCTTGATGGCGTAAATTTATCCTCTTGGTTAGTTTCTGCTGATAACCACCATGAAATGGGCGATGGTTGTGATGATGACATTATGGCAATTTTTCCAACCGGCGGTACTACCGGTAAATCGAAAGGCGTAATGATGTCAAATAAGGCATTGGAGACGATGTTTTCCAATTTTTATGCGCATTTCAATTATTACGATAACACTAATCATTTAGTTGTCGCGCCAATGACTCATTCTGCCGGACTTATGGGCGCTATGCACTTTGCCCGTGGTGGTACCAATACCATTATGGCAGCAGTTGATCCTGGTGAAATTTTAAAGGTGATTGAACAGCATAAAATCACCCATTTTTTCTTACCGCCAACGGTCATGTATATGATGTTGGCACACGAGGATGTAAGTAAATATGATTATTCATCACTACAACATTTTATCGTAGCAGCTGCGCCTGTTTCATTGTCTAAATTAAAAGAAGCGATAAAGGTGTTTGGTCCGGTTATGACCGAAGTGTTTGGTCAATCAGAAGCACCAGCGGCAATTTGTGCAAAAGCGCCGTGGGATTATATTAATGCCGATGGTTCTATTAATGAAGACAGACTGAAAACAGTAGGTCGTCCTTGCGTATTAAATCAAGTCGCAATTATGGATGATGATAATAAACCACTACCGATGGGGCAAGCAGGCGAAATTTGTGTCAAAGGCCATATTGTCAATCCCGGTTATTATAAAAACCCAGAAGCAACGCAAGAAGCTCAAATCGATGGTTGGCTGCATACCGGTGATGTCGGTGTGATGGACAAAGATGGTTATATTCAAATTGTTGACCGTAAAAAGGACATGATCATTACTGGTGGCTTTAATGTATTTCCCAATGAAATTGAGCAAGTACTTAACTCTCAAGTTGAAGTGCAAGATTGTGCGGTGATTGGCATTCCTGATGAAAAGTGGGGTGAAGCAGTTAAAGCCATAGTTTTGTGTAAACCTGGCTGCAGTATTAACGAAGACGCTTTGATCAGCATAATTAAACAAGAATTAGGCAGCGTTAAAGCGCCTAAATCCATTGATTTTGTCGATGACTTGCCACGCAGCCCTGCGGGCAAAGTGTTAAAAACAGACATTCGTAAGAAATACTGGAATAGCGAAAATCGCATGGTGAATTAA
- a CDS encoding TonB-dependent receptor plug domain-containing protein — protein sequence MKNLNFLTSSIRAALVVGVIGGFSATAFAQQDEVSEVEVEQLTEQGSTTETEAEQEIEVVEVTGSRIKANTLEGVTPVTVISADEMIKKGFATAFDALKDLTQNTGATQGAEAGASGGFTPNAQSVSLRGLGNNQVLVLVNGRRVSDYPAPYNGASNFVNLSSIPMAAIARIDILTSGASAIYGSDAVAGVMNIITKKDVEDTTFSAKIGTTTEGGGDEGRFQLVSGISGDDYSVTFAAEYQKQDPIFSADRDFMDSVDDGPAGRTYLDRGIVIVDEMASRGFYPDDEETEDVDESVSWYRDPTERLCQASGSGYEYTDRIINTDDDDDENDFNYGNYCGVDLSGTRTLRNERETTSLYVSSIYDLTDETSIYADVMYSQQDAFVQGGFHFVNAEIIDFVGDGTGNMAVLEEPIYQGDFEGAADYDWRTEQRLFAQHELGFKGSNIEDTGLQVNTGIKGIVFEEYDWELSFSRSESTSDKYSSLLKEEKVAELYLGEHNVHQVWLDQGLEHYDGTGTVDLYAPVTGEIRDELVGMQVTNADSYSNTVSALITGPLAELPAGDMYFALIAEWNKQGYDITLDDRTLNNDGMGWYQNTGTEGNGERERYALGLELQFPILENLSAQVAGRYDQYDDETTDIGGRFSPQVGLEYRPSDSLLVRGNWGKSFRAPDMHRVFATEGGYYSSGADLSTCEDQFYDDQKDDDGDWKDPDNIEKYEPTESPCRSESIKGNSSGSKTLEEEEGTNYGVGFVWDITNSLNLSLDWYNIEIEHLVLGESIQTILSNDFYCKPRQTEDEDGENYYPYEQNDRQDIVPGSKMCGDNASKIVRSDSESTIGLGSTIETVKTSHINAAKQTTEGLDAKVAYHFESELGDWYFNLAWTHTLDSTFQTDEESEEIHTRDLWWNSTARSTMNGSVTWAIEDLSVSFSGRRTGSIPINNPPAEFGDEDSYYYQKVDRLDPWYTFNLTSTYNWSDNVMVRGQVINIFNPKPPKDDTHYSWPYYNGGQYGGASIGRSVYAEMSYTF from the coding sequence GTGAAAAATTTAAATTTTTTAACCTCTAGCATTCGCGCCGCACTTGTTGTTGGTGTTATTGGTGGCTTTAGTGCCACCGCATTCGCTCAACAAGATGAAGTGAGCGAAGTAGAAGTTGAACAACTGACTGAACAAGGCTCTACCACCGAAACTGAAGCAGAGCAAGAGATTGAAGTTGTTGAAGTTACCGGTTCTCGCATTAAAGCGAATACCCTTGAAGGTGTAACCCCTGTAACGGTTATTTCTGCTGATGAAATGATCAAAAAAGGCTTTGCCACGGCGTTTGATGCCTTAAAAGATTTAACCCAAAACACTGGTGCCACGCAAGGTGCAGAAGCTGGTGCCTCTGGTGGTTTTACCCCGAATGCCCAGTCGGTAAGTTTACGTGGTTTAGGTAATAACCAGGTATTAGTCCTAGTTAACGGTCGTCGTGTTTCTGATTACCCCGCGCCATACAATGGTGCGTCAAACTTTGTTAACTTATCTTCAATCCCAATGGCGGCGATTGCTCGTATTGATATTTTAACCTCGGGTGCATCAGCCATTTATGGCTCAGATGCGGTTGCTGGTGTTATGAATATCATCACCAAGAAAGATGTAGAAGATACTACGTTTAGCGCTAAAATCGGTACTACCACAGAAGGCGGCGGTGACGAAGGTCGCTTCCAGCTTGTGTCTGGCATTAGCGGTGATGATTACTCGGTAACATTTGCTGCTGAATATCAAAAACAAGACCCTATTTTTTCTGCTGACCGTGACTTTATGGACTCAGTTGACGACGGTCCTGCAGGTCGTACTTACTTAGACCGTGGTATTGTTATTGTTGATGAAATGGCATCACGTGGTTTTTACCCTGATGACGAAGAAACTGAAGATGTAGACGAAAGTGTTTCTTGGTATCGCGACCCAACTGAAAGATTATGTCAGGCCTCAGGCTCTGGTTATGAATATACTGATCGTATTATCAATACCGATGATGATGATGATGAAAATGATTTCAACTACGGTAACTACTGTGGTGTAGATTTATCTGGTACTCGTACGCTTCGAAACGAGCGTGAAACAACATCGTTGTATGTAAGCAGTATTTACGATTTAACCGACGAAACGTCAATTTACGCTGACGTAATGTATTCACAGCAAGACGCATTTGTGCAAGGCGGTTTCCATTTTGTAAATGCCGAAATTATCGACTTTGTTGGTGATGGTACTGGTAATATGGCTGTGTTAGAAGAGCCGATATATCAAGGTGATTTCGAAGGTGCGGCCGATTATGACTGGCGTACTGAGCAGCGCCTATTTGCTCAGCATGAACTGGGCTTTAAAGGCAGCAATATTGAGGACACTGGTTTACAAGTCAATACAGGCATTAAAGGTATTGTTTTTGAAGAATATGATTGGGAACTTTCATTTAGCCGTAGTGAAAGCACTAGTGATAAATACTCTAGCTTACTAAAAGAAGAAAAAGTTGCAGAGCTTTATCTGGGCGAGCACAATGTACATCAAGTGTGGTTGGACCAAGGTTTAGAACACTATGATGGCACTGGTACAGTTGACTTATATGCACCGGTAACGGGTGAAATTCGCGATGAATTAGTTGGCATGCAAGTAACGAATGCCGATTCGTATTCAAATACTGTGTCGGCATTAATTACCGGACCATTAGCTGAATTACCGGCAGGGGATATGTACTTTGCCTTAATAGCCGAGTGGAACAAACAAGGCTATGATATTACCCTTGATGACCGCACGTTAAACAATGACGGTATGGGCTGGTATCAAAACACCGGAACCGAAGGTAATGGTGAACGTGAACGTTACGCCCTAGGTTTAGAATTACAATTCCCAATTTTAGAAAATCTTAGCGCTCAGGTTGCTGGACGTTATGACCAATACGATGATGAGACTACCGATATTGGTGGCCGTTTCTCACCACAAGTGGGCTTAGAGTATCGTCCAAGTGACAGCTTATTAGTTCGTGGTAACTGGGGTAAGAGTTTCCGTGCACCAGATATGCACCGAGTATTTGCGACCGAGGGTGGTTACTACTCGTCAGGTGCCGATTTATCAACTTGTGAAGACCAATTCTACGATGATCAAAAAGACGATGATGGCGATTGGAAGGATCCTGATAACATCGAAAAATATGAACCAACTGAAAGCCCGTGTCGTTCAGAATCTATTAAAGGTAACAGCTCTGGCTCGAAAACTTTAGAAGAAGAAGAAGGTACAAACTATGGTGTCGGTTTTGTTTGGGATATTACCAATAGCTTAAATCTAAGTCTTGATTGGTATAATATTGAAATTGAACATTTAGTATTAGGTGAATCAATTCAAACCATATTATCGAATGACTTTTATTGTAAACCTCGTCAAACTGAAGATGAAGATGGCGAAAATTACTACCCGTATGAGCAAAATGATCGTCAAGATATAGTTCCTGGTAGTAAGATGTGTGGCGATAATGCCAGTAAGATCGTGCGCTCAGACAGTGAAAGCACAATTGGTTTAGGCTCAACTATTGAAACGGTTAAAACTTCGCACATCAATGCTGCTAAGCAAACCACTGAAGGCCTTGATGCCAAAGTTGCTTATCATTTTGAAAGTGAACTAGGTGACTGGTACTTTAACCTAGCATGGACTCACACGTTAGATTCAACGTTCCAGACTGACGAAGAAAGTGAAGAAATTCATACTCGCGATTTATGGTGGAACTCTACTGCTCGCTCTACTATGAATGGCTCGGTTACTTGGGCTATTGAAGATCTTTCAGTTAGTTTCAGTGGTCGCCGTACTGGCTCTATCCCAATTAATAATCCACCAGCTGAATTTGGTGATGAAGACAGTTATTATTACCAAAAAGTTGATCGTTTAGACCCTTGGTACACATTTAACTTAACGTCGACTTATAATTGGTCTGATAACGTTATGGTTCGTGGTCAAGTGATTAATATCTTTAACCCTAAACCACCTAAAGATGATACTCATTATTCATGGCCTTACTATAACGGTGGCCAATATGGTGGTGCATCAATAGGTCGTTCTGTTTACGCAGAAATGTCTTATACGTTCTAA